Proteins co-encoded in one Xyrauchen texanus isolate HMW12.3.18 chromosome 19, RBS_HiC_50CHRs, whole genome shotgun sequence genomic window:
- the LOC127659840 gene encoding glypican-6-like, whose amino-acid sequence MNMIFAFPVCLSVVILASAQTDQKKNCNEVRSAYSSKGFNVNDVPNKGVQGAHLKVCPQGFSCCTLEMEEKLSQQSRTDLKAPVHQLSSNLQSTFTQRHSHFDQFFRELLNNAEKSLHDMFVRTYGLMYVKNAELFKHFFHELRRYYSHGSSAVNLDDMLAEFWAELLERMFQLVNVQYEFTESYMECVSRHMEQLKPFGDVPRKLRLQLTRSFIAVRTFTRGLALMPEVVGKVSMVSASPSCVRAAMKMLYCPYCTGQVALKPCKNYCLNVMRGCLANQADLDTEWNNFLDAMNGLAERLEGPFNFESVMDPIDVKISDAIMNMQENSIQVSQKVFQGCGQPKLNSAFRTRRSPRDSGFPGRFRPYSPDARPTTAAGTSLDRLLTDAKKKLKHAKKFWSTLPDTVCEGDRVSPGEECWNGTAKSRYESVVMGNGLANQVSNPDVEVDITKPDMVIRRQIAVLKEMTSWLKAAYTGTDISFVNEDAGSGEESGSGCDSPSCEKDIDIYFSTPTPVKPRIKKPQNGGEPSSGSRLTPCSMALVVAALLLVLLTPHTR is encoded by the exons GAGCCCATCTGAAAGTGTGTCCTCAAGGTTTCTCCTGCTGTACTCTGGAGATGGAGGAGAAGTTGAGTCAGCAGAGCCGTACGGACCTGAAAGCCCCCGTCCATCAGCTCAGCTCCAACCTGCAGAGCACCTTCACCCAAAGACACAGTCACTTTGACC AGTTCTTTAGAGAGCTGTTGAACAATGCTGAGAAATCCCTACACGACATGTTCGTGCGGACTTATGGCTTGATGTATGTGAAGAACGCGGAGCTATTCAAGCATTTCTTCCACGAGCTACGCCGCTACTATTCCCACGGGAGCAGCGCCGTCAACCTGGACGACATGCTGGCAGAATTCTGGGCAGAGCTTCTGGAGCGCATGTTCCAATTGGTCAACGTTCAGTACGAGTTTACTGAATCATACATGGAGTGTGTCAGCAGGCACATGGAGCAGCTCAAGCCCTTCGGCGATGTTCCGCGCAAACTCCGCCTACAGCTGACCCGCTCATTCATCGCGGTCCGCACGTTCACCCGTGGCCTGGCACTCATGCCTGAGGTGGTGGGCAAAGTATCCATG GTGAGCGCTTCACCAAGCTGTGTGCGAGCAGCTATGAAGATGTTATACTGCCCGTACTGTACTGGCCAGGTGGCACTGAAGCCCTGTAAGAACTACTGTCTCAACGTAATGCGTGGCTGCCTGGCCAATCAGGCGGACCTGGACACAGAATGGAATAACTTCCTGG ATGCCATGAATGGTCTTGCTGAGAGACTGGAGGGGCCCTTTAACTTCGAATCAGTCATGGATCCCATAGACGTGAAGATTTCAGATGCCATCATGAACATGCAAGAGAACAGCATACAGGTCTCGCAGAAG GTGTTCCAAGGTTGTGGGCAGCCCAAACTCAACAGTGCCTTCCGCACCCGGCGTTCTCCTAGAGACTCAGGGTTCCCTGGTCGATTCCGCCCCTACAGCCCTGATGCCAGACCCACCACTGCAGCTGGCACCAGCCTGGACCGATTA TTGACGGATGCTAAAAAGAAACTGAAGCATGCCAAGAAGTTTTGGTCCACCCTGCCGGACACTGTGTGTGAAGGAGATAGGGTTTCCCCGGGTGAAGAGTGCTGGAATGGCACAGCCAAAAGCAG GTATGAATCTGTTGTCATGGGCAATGGCTTAGCTAATCAGGTGTCTAATCCTGATGTGGAAGTTGACATCACTAAACCAGACATGGTGATTCGGCGGCAGATTGCAGTCTTGAAAGAAATGACCAGCTGGCTGAAGGCGGCCTACACTGGCACCGACATCTCATTTGTCAATG AGGATGCCGGCAGCGGAGAGGAAAGTGGAAGTGGCTGCGACTCGCCGTCTTGCGAAAAAGACATTGATATCTACTTCTCCACACCAACACCTGTAAAACCACGCATCAAGAAGCCTCAAAATGGTGGGGAACCCTCTAGTGGTTCCCGGTTGACACCCTGCAGCATGGCACTGGTTGTGGCAGCACTCCTGCTGGTCCTGCTCACCCCCCACACTAGATAA